The Streptomyces nigra genome includes the window GAGCGCGCCCCGGGGACGCCGACCGGGAGCCGCCGGCCGCCGCACACGGAGCGCACCACGCGCGGCGCCGCCTCGACGGCCCGCCCCGTGACCGGCGCCTGACACCCGGGCCGCGGGGCTTCGGTACACACAGCGCCCCGCGGCATCACGAAGGCCCCGGCTCCCTCGACGGGAACCGGGGCCTTCGGCGTTTTCAGCCCTTCCAGGCCCGTACGACCTGGCCGTCCTTCACCTCGAAGTTCAGCCGTCCCGCGCGGTACTCCATCGTGATGATCGCCCCCGGCGGCAGCGCGCGCACCGTGGGCCACCCACGGGTCCGGGCGCGGCGCTCGGCCTCGCCGGCGTCGAGTCCGACGTAGGTCTCCGGGTCGTCCTGGGGTTCGGTGGGGGGATGCGGAATGGGTGCCATGCGGCCCACGCTAGGGCCTCGGCACGGGATGGGGCCAGGGGTGCCCGGCTGCGCGGAGGCACGCCCGTCCCCCGCCCGCGTCCCCTCGGGGTCACGCTTTTGTCACAGCATCACTACACACGTTTCGGTCACCGCAACGGCGGTGGCGGACACGATGAGCCGTCACACGAACGAGGGATTTCCGGGGTTCTGCGCAGGCATTCGAACGTAATTCCCGCGTGTCGTCCGGGGGCCCCGGAAGCGCGGCGCGAGAGTTCCCGCAGAACTGCCTCGGCACTCCTTTTCCCGGGATTTCGCGTGGGCTCCGGCAGCCGGTGCCGCACGAAAAGTACAT containing:
- a CDS encoding I78 family peptidase inhibitor yields the protein MAPIPHPPTEPQDDPETYVGLDAGEAERRARTRGWPTVRALPPGAIITMEYRAGRLNFEVKDGQVVRAWKG